A portion of the Stegostoma tigrinum isolate sSteTig4 chromosome 44, sSteTig4.hap1, whole genome shotgun sequence genome contains these proteins:
- the LOC132207219 gene encoding late histone H2B.L4-like yields MADEKKAQATSKKGAKKIIKKAPAKGGKKRRKSRKESYAIYIYKVMKQVHPDTGISSKAMSIMNSFVSDIFERIAGEASRLAHYNKRSTISSREIQTAVRLLLPGELAKHAVSEGTKAVTKYTSSK; encoded by the coding sequence ATGGCAGATGAGAAGAAAGCGCAGGCAACTTCCAAGAAGGGCGCcaagaaaatcatcaagaaggcGCCAGCGAAAGGCGGTAAGAAGAGGAGAAAgtccaggaaagaaagttacGCCATCTATATCtacaaagtgatgaagcaggttcaccccgacaccggcatctcctccaaggccatgagcatcatgaactcgttcgtcagcgatattttcgagcgtatcgcgggggaggcttcccgcctggcccattacaacaagcgcagcaccatcagctcccgggagatccagacagcggtgcggctgctgctgcccggggagctggccaagcacgccgtgtcggagggtacaaaggcggtgaccaagtacaccagctccaagtga